Proteins encoded together in one Carassius auratus strain Wakin chromosome 32, ASM336829v1, whole genome shotgun sequence window:
- the LOC113051717 gene encoding structural maintenance of chromosomes flexible hinge domain-containing protein 1-like isoform X1 encodes MTEAGAERERRRDVQRMVCVYDCRSESRDAPPRAIIATAELDYSGFLRALRQKFCLSPNETFIVSSTDRREITSDLYKELVDGKTLHLLKSMDQELTAATQERIEFLPHYHTLVHCGMYEYYASEGQKALPYAFAELIDNALSATAKNTGIRRIEIRLMFDESQGGPAVVVMDNGCGMTSKQLNNWAVYRLSKFIRENGTKSEESGYVRPDPVPRSLNSDISYFGVGGKQAVFYIGHSVRMISKPAGSPDVHEFVMSKDDFERKEVNKEDIYTGFIRNRKPGDCSHVAAGEEQFLRSIVMEEEAKESFTAVIITGVQKEHVTYLKQNINVWTRELAHTYHYYIHGVHGNDQRKKSENDHVSNIDIQIVLLERSPRIPRVMNLREVDDDMQSLYINSSFSTFEFKANGARDSLVEGLIRYHPFLYDQETYPVDPYALGPSEDEDEECLILNSEARGKRPIFECFWNGRLIPYTTVSEFEWCTRPKKAGAVPLECYNRISGVLFANDRFQVSTNKLTFMDLELQLRDKNTIFKRVQNGQELRVNIQREFTNWLKECNERFDKQVMFQGFKGLMTRTDVATKRLQSPWSIFQSISWDGKIYKKGQNVKSVKTIPVLFGSIVNFLLYGEHEEDVYATGGYVQIALEPKELYNEMKIIPISKIDRLAAPATIKKKIEEELAKLPDKLRVTWPEGNAWAENDARPAGTIIGPIKVEILNKKGDSISRLPVPGTIKKLVVELKVIWHSPKGDVQTNSYICAYSSKWEYWFKPMGNLSKLGKYTLHLQTMLSDNPASEWAGKRLPNHSLKFSIKEGEAKSFVLGVTPSPVHVGVPFNIPLDFKDEFDYLTQPPCDIKPQLECSSLQLSYEGITFGSTCVIRNVRAMGKISRQNKMHTVKVHIPGLKQDRQSLQIALQPGPPHTLVVFPDSDVLSVENRTPVNFKVEIHDEYQNITTHPKLTVRCQLLGAPDLPVDVVDCSNTGSGVLLTKPLLLKTINNEQILTAKFNIPNHRTVACVERKLRVLPSSQISRLEVYRQEEGSDDVMVLQNAERIDWTAGDTLGNLRFRLYDEGNRLVSFQPKLTSKFKVTWTGDINAEELSQGKLPPLSVPTQAQREHFYYVSFHEHHTVESSFIIVPLPDEPERLRVNLSESTVKMGEILSGNIHVEVVDQYGNKTDCLNNDIVKNMSVSADGLDQSALAIEWQASSGLLSVSGVRFVGGSLGPRKLCFKYQEMNEFVQMEVTAGPPVQIKLLKELEMPLQVVNGQGLDAPLVVQLCDEWGNPSPDQRIAIAMKALSPQLKIKSSVSSRFVDAEGKAYFILEIISGPKGEHQLEFGGSSNRNGIIPGPVVKLNVIPDPNKPVELSISYDSAAKLCAGDIFPVFTVVVISEEGTPVKTISPANLSMLLWRGTASDSDLRPFNATTLMCSKRKDTEKDDCFCFRDKQIPELAGQYVVQFFLVLDKINNLCSKQIPLNVVPNKAVKLAPETPPSTPVVSNSNIRANRTLLDSFSLKIMDEYSNAAGEGLDGKVIVTVKGTGDVVLPLFENGATSVSYSLTNGETLITDLALLENSPGVDGAEYILQFNPQIRQTGVTIDAYTLPFRFCNDVEQQKVIVSLSKKKDRLSQTVVIFREVFETNNQLKSELEGQVQVATLKLNELKTELQKIGLDVSEITTVSAIDKVINGKKAILTKMENQPRRKCSISDPFKGSPQVLGKVGHLALVEDDDAAKVISWHLLGDMDCVVTETTSAAKRIYDDTQGRQQVIPLETVFWRPNDRPLPHIKNDTLLFQPVGNPVFVKDILIFPEHIESCNKVFASLLGETILIDDLDSANDYRRGVVQNKMQCPTLLTRQGERIRSNGKFGGLQNKAPPIEKLRGQVFGAPLPKEHNLIRHQIELLQQCRVAMQKASKVRSEYNSHVEHLQSPQMKQKQQELQQQEQELRDLEETLARTPEQMYAARVKRGLEPGSPSVPPKRARRKLDS; translated from the exons AGGAGCTGGTCGATGGGAAAACCTTGCACCTGTTGAAGTCTATGGATCAGGAGCTGACTGCAGCGACTCAAGAGCGGATTGAGTTTCTGCCGCACTACCATACTCTGGTGCATTGTGGCATGTACGAGTACTACGCCAGTGAAGGACAGAAGGCGCTGC CATATGCCTTCGCTGAGCTCATCGATAACGCTCTGTCAGCCACCGCAAAAAACACAGGAATCAGGAGGATTGAAATCAGATTG atgtttgacGAGTCTCAGGGAGGACCTGCTGTTGTGGTGATGGATAACGGCTGTGGAATGACATCTAAACAGCTGAACAACTGGGCCGTGTACCGTCTATCCAAGTTCATACGAGAAAACGGCACAAAGAG TGAAGAAAGCGGTTACGTGCGGCCGGATCCAGTCCCACGCAGTCTGAACAGTGACATCTCGTATTTCGGAGTCGGAGGCAAACAGGCTGTGTTTTACATCGGCCACTCTGTCCGA ATGATCAGTAAACCTGCAGGCTCTCCAGATGTTCATGAATTTGTGATGTCTAAAGACGACTTTGAGCGCAAGGAGGTGAACAAGGAAGACATTTACACTGGCTTCATTAGAAACAGAAAG CCTGGCGACTGCTCGCATGTGGCGGCCGGCGAGGAGCAGTTCCTGCGCTCCATTGTGATGGAAGAAGAAGCGAAGGAGAGTTTCACTGCAGTCATCATCACTGGAGTCCAAAAGGAACACGTCACTTACCTGAAACAGAATATCAATGTGTGGACCCGAGAGCTGGC acataCATACCATTACTATATACACGGAGTTCATGGAAACGACCAGAGGAAAAAGAGTGAAAATGACCATGTCTCCAACATTGACATTCAG ATTGTTTTGCTCGAGCGCTCTCCTCGAATCCCCCGTGTGATGAATCTGAGGGAGGTAGACGATGACATGCAGTCTCTGtatatcaactcaagcttttccACTTTTGAGTTCAAAGCCAACGGCGCTAGAGATTCTTTAGTGGAGGGACTGATCCGTTATCACCCATTCCTCTACGATCAGGAAACATACCCAGTGGATCCATATGCATTAG GTCCTTCAGAGGATGAGGACGAGGAGTGTTTGATTTTGAACTCTGAAGCTAGGGGCAAGCGGCCGATCTTTGAGTGCTTCTGGAACGGGCGGCTCATTCCCTACACCACTGTCTCAGA gttcGAGTGGTGTACAAGGCCTAAGAAAGCAGGTGCCGTGCCGCTGGAGTGTTATAACCGGATTTCAGGAGTTCTCTTCGCCAACGACCGATTCCAAGTCAGTACCAACAAACTTACCTTCATGGACCTGGAGCTTCAGCTACGTGACAAAAACACCATTTTCAAAAGAGTGCAGAATGGCCAG GAGCTGCGGGTGAACATTCAGAGGGAGTTTACTAACTGGTTAAAAGAATGTAATGAGCGCTTCGATAAGCAG GTGATGTTTCAGGGATTTAAGGGCTTGATGACGCGTACAGATGTGGCCACCAAACGGCTTCAGTCACCCTGGTCTATATTCCAATCCATTAGTTGGGACGGCAAGATTTATAAGAAAGGACAAAAT GTGAAGTCAGTAAAGACGATCCCTGTATTATTTGGCTCTATAGTTAATTTCTTGCTCTACGGAGAGCATGAAGAAGACGTGTATGCCACAGGAGGATATGTCCAGATTGCTCTG GAACCGAAGGAGTTGTATAATGAGATGAAGATCATTCCCATCTCTAAGATCGACAGGCTGGCCGCGCCCGCAACCATTAAGAAGAAAATCGAAGAAGAGCTTGCAAA ACTTCCAGACAAGCTGAGGGTTACGTGGCCTGAGGGAAATGCTTGGGCTGAGAATGATGCTCGTCCGGCCGGCACAATCATCG GTCCGATTAAAGTGGAGATTTTGAACAAAAAAGGAGATTCAATTTCTCGGTTGCCTGTGCCTGGCACTATTAAGAAACTGGTGGTTGAGCTGAAAGTCATCTGGCACA GTCCTAAAGGAGACGTCCAGACGAACTCCTACATTTGTGCTTATTCATCCAAGTGGGAATACTGGTTCAAGCCCATGG GGAATCTCAGTAAGCTTGGGAAGTACACACTGCATCTGCAGACCATGCTGAGTGACAACCCTGCCAGCGAATGGGCTGGAAAAAGACTCCCCAACCACTCCCTCAAGTTCTCCATTAAAG AAGGTGAAGCGAAGTCTTTTGTTCTAGGTGTCACTCCCTCTCCCGTCCACGTCGGCGTTCCCTTCAATATTCCTCTAGATTTTAAGGATGAGTTTGATTATCTCACCCAACCACCCTGTGACATTAAACCCCAGCTGGAATGTAG TTCACTGCAGCTGAGTTACGAGGGGATCACATTTGGGAGCACTTGTGTCATCAGAAACGTGAGGGCCATGGGAAAGATCAGTCGTCAGAACAAG ATGCACACAGTGAAGGTGCACATCCCCGGGCTCAAGCAGGACAGACAGTCTCTTCAAATTGCTCTGCAACCTG GCCCTCCGCACACTCTCGTGGTGTTTCCAGACAGTGATGTGCTCTCCGTTGAGAATCGAACTCCAGTAAACTTCAAAGTTGAGATTCACGATGAGTACCAGAATATCACCACTCATCCTAAACTCACCGTCCGCTGCCAG CTGCTGGGAGCCCCTGATCTGCCCGTGGATGTTGTGGACTGCAGTAACACTGGATCTGGAGTCCTTCTGACCAAACCACTTCTGCTGAAGACCATAAACAATGAGCAGATCCTTACTGCCAAGTTCAACATTCCT AACCACAGGACAGTGGCCTGCGTTGAACGTAAGCTGCGTGTCTTGCCCAGCTCACAGATATCCCGTCTGGAGGTCTACAGACAGGAAGAGGGCTCTGATGATGTCATGGTGCTGCAGAACGCAGAGCGCATTGATTGGACGGCTGGAGACACGCTAGGAAACCTGCGCTTCAGACTGTATGATGAGGGCAATAGACTGGTTTCCTTTCAGCCGAAACTCACCAGCAAGTTTAAA GTGACTTGGACAGGAGATATAAACGCAGAAGAGCTTTCTCAGGGAAAACTGCCACCTTTAAGTGTCCCGACTCAAGCACAGCGAGAGCATTTCTACTACGTGTCTTTCCACGAGCATCACACGGTTGAATCTTCCTTCATTATTGT GCCTCTTCCAGATGAGCCCGAGCGTCTGCGGGTCAACCTCAGCGAGTCGACTGTCAAAATGGGAGAAATTCTGTCAGGAAACATAC ATGTAGAAGTTGTTGATCAGTACGGGAACAAGACAGACTGTCTGAACAATGACATTGTGAAGAATATGAGTGTGTCTGCTGATGGTCTGGATCAATCAGCTCTGGCCATTGAATGGCAG GCCAGTAGTGGACTGTTGTCTGTATCTGGGGTCCGCTTCGTGGGAGGGTCTCTTGGCCCGAGGAAGTTGTGCTTCAAGTATCaagaaatgaatgaatttgtGCAAATGGAAGTCACTGCGGGACCTCCGGTACAGATAAAGTTGCTGAAGGAGCTGGAGATG CCTCTCCAGGTGGTGAACGGCCAGGGCTTGGACGCGCCGCTCGTCGTGCAGCTGTGTGACGAATGGGGAAACCCTTCACCAGACCAGCGGATCGCAATCGCCATGAAGGCTCTGTCGCCACAGTTGAAG ATAAAGTCCTCAGTATCATCTCGGTTTGTAGATGCAGAAGGAAAAGCTTACTTCATATTAGAAATTATAAGTGGTCCAAA AGGGGAGCATCAGTTGGAGTTTGGGGGGTCTTCTAACAGGAACGGGATTATTCCTGGGCCTGTAGTAAAACTAAATGTGATTCCCGATCCCAACAAACCCGTCGAGCTCAGTATCAGTTATGACAGCGCTGCCAAATTATGTGCAGGGGACATTTTCCCAG TGTTTACTGTGGTGGTGATCTCTGAGGAAGGCACTCCGGTGAAAACCATCTCCCCGGCAAACCTCTCGATGCTGCTGTGGAGGGGCACGGCATCAGACTCCGATCTCCGACCCTTTAAC GCCACGACTCTGATGTGTAGCAAACGCAAAGACACAGAAAAGGATGACTGCTTCTGCTTCAG GGATAAGCAGATTCCAGAGCTAGCAGGGCAGTATGTTGTCcagttttttttggttttggaCAAAATCAATAATCTGTGCAGCAAGCAG ATTCCACTAAATGTCGTTCCCAATAAAGCTGTGAAATTAGCCCCTGAGACTCCACCTTCAACTCCTGTTGTGTCCAATAGTAACATTCGGGCCAATCGCACACTGCTGGACAGCTTCAGTCTGAAGATCATG GATGAATACAGTAACGCTGCTGGTGAGGGTTTAGATGGAAAAGTGATTGTTACAGTTAAAGGTACTGGAGATGTGGTGCTTCCTTTGTTTGAGAATGGAGCTACAAGCGTGTCATACAGCCTCACTAACGGCGAGACTcttattacc GATTTGGCACTTTTGGAGAACAGTCCTGGTGTGGATGGAGCCGAGTACATACTTCAGTTCAATCCTCAGATCCGGCAGACTGGGGTTACCATCGATGCATACACCCTGCCTTTCAGATTCTGCAACG ATGTAGAACAGCAGAAAGTCATTGTGAGTCTCAGTAAGAAGAAAGATCGACTTTCCCAAACCGTTGTTATTTTCCGAGAAGTCTTTGAAACTAATAATCAACTGAAATCTGAACTTGAAG GTCAGGTGCAAGTTGCGACTCTCAAACTAAATGAGCTCAAAACAGAGCTCCAAAAAATTGGTTTAGACGTCTCTGAAATAACCACT GTATCAGCAATAGACAAAGTTATAAATGGCAAGAAAGCAATTTTGACCAAAATGGAGAATCAGCCTCGGCGGAAATGCAGCATTTCTGACCCTTTCAAAGGCAGCCCGCAGGTTTTGGGAAAG GTGGGTCATCTGGCTCTGGTGGAGGATGATGATGCAGCGAAGGTGATCTCTTGGCATCTTCTGGGTGACATGGACTGTGTGGTCACTGAAACGACTTCTGCTGCCAAGAGAATATATGATGACACGCAGGGACGACAGCAAGTCATTCCCCTCGAGACGGTCTTCTGGAGACCAAATGACAG GCCTCTGCCTCACATCAAGAATGACACGCTTCTCTTCCAACCCGTTGGTAATCCTGTGTTTGTCAAAGATATTCTCATTTTTCCCGAGCACATAGAAAGCTGCAATAAAG TTTTTGCAAGTCTTCTTGGAGAAACCATACTAATCGATGACTTGGATTCTGCTAATGATTATCGACGGGGG GTGGTTCAGAATAAGATGCAGTGCCCCACGCTCCTAACGCGTCAGGGCGAGCGGATACGCAGCAACGGGAAGTTCGGAGGACTGCAGAACAAGGCTCCGCCCATTGAGAAACTTCGAGGACAAGTGTTTGGAGCGCCGTTACCCAAAGAGCACAACCTCATACGCCATCAGATAG AGTTACTGCAGCAGTGTCGTGTTGCAATGCAGAAGGCGTCTAAGGTCCGGTCTGAGTATAACAGTCATGTGGAGCACCTGCAGAGTCCTCAGATGAAACAGAAACAGCAAGAGCTCCAGCAGCAGGAGCAAGAGTTACGAGATCTTGAGGAAACCCTCG ccaGAACTCCTGAGCAAATGTACGCTGCGAGAGTGAAGCGAGGACTTGAGCCAGGATCTCCCTCGGTCCCTCCTAAAAGAGCCCGCCGCAAACTAG ATTCATGA
- the LOC113051717 gene encoding structural maintenance of chromosomes flexible hinge domain-containing protein 1-like isoform X2 — protein MTEAGAERERRRDVQRMVCVYDCRSESRDAPPRAIIATAELDYSGFLRALRQKFCLSPNETFIVSSTDRREITSDLYKELVDGKTLHLLKSMDQELTAATQERIEFLPHYHTLVHCGMYEYYASEGQKALPYAFAELIDNALSATAKNTGIRRIEIRLMFDESQGGPAVVVMDNGCGMTSKQLNNWAVYRLSKFIRENGTKSEESGYVRPDPVPRSLNSDISYFGVGGKQAVFYIGHSVRMISKPAGSPDVHEFVMSKDDFERKEVNKEDIYTGFIRNRKPGDCSHVAAGEEQFLRSIVMEEEAKESFTAVIITGVQKEHVTYLKQNINVWTRELAHTYHYYIHGVHGNDQRKKSENDHVSNIDIQIVLLERSPRIPRVMNLREVDDDMQSLYINSSFSTFEFKANGARDSLVEGLIRYHPFLYDQETYPVDPYALGPSEDEDEECLILNSEARGKRPIFECFWNGRLIPYTTVSEFEWCTRPKKAGAVPLECYNRISGVLFANDRFQVSTNKLTFMDLELQLRDKNTIFKRVQNGQELRVNIQREFTNWLKECNERFDKQVMFQGFKGLMTRTDVATKRLQSPWSIFQSISWDGKIYKKGQNVKSVKTIPVLFGSIVNFLLYGEHEEDVYATGGYVQIALEPKELYNEMKIIPISKIDRLAAPATIKKKIEEELAKLPDKLRVTWPEGNAWAENDARPAGTIIGPIKVEILNKKGDSISRLPVPGTIKKLVVELKVIWHSPKGDVQTNSYICAYSSKWEYWFKPMGNLSKLGKYTLHLQTMLSDNPASEWAGKRLPNHSLKFSIKEGEAKSFVLGVTPSPVHVGVPFNIPLDFKDEFDYLTQPPCDIKPQLECSSLQLSYEGITFGSTCVIRNVRAMGKISRQNKMHTVKVHIPGLKQDRQSLQIALQPGPPHTLVVFPDSDVLSVENRTPVNFKVEIHDEYQNITTHPKLTVRCQLLGAPDLPVDVVDCSNTGSGVLLTKPLLLKTINNEQILTAKFNIPNHRTVACVERKLRVLPSSQISRLEVYRQEEGSDDVMVLQNAERIDWTAGDTLGNLRFRLYDEGNRLVSFQPKLTSKFKVTWTGDINAEELSQGKLPPLSVPTQAQREHFYYVSFHEHHTVESSFIIVPLPDEPERLRVNLSESTVKMGEILSGNIHVEVVDQYGNKTDCLNNDIVKNMSVSADGLDQSALAIEWQASSGLLSVSGVRFVGGSLGPRKLCFKYQEMNEFVQMEVTAGPPVQIKLLKELEMPLQVVNGQGLDAPLVVQLCDEWGNPSPDQRIAIAMKALSPQLKIKSSVSSRFVDAEGKAYFILEIISGPKGEHQLEFGGSSNRNGIIPGPVVKLNVIPDPNKPVELSISYDSAAKLCAGDIFPVFTVVVISEEGTPVKTISPANLSMLLWRGTASDSDLRPFNATTLMCSKRKDTEKDDCFCFRDKQIPELAGQYVVQFFLVLDKINNLCSKQIPLNVVPNKAVKLAPETPPSTPVVSNSNIRANRTLLDSFSLKIMDEYSNAAGEGLDGKVIVTVKGTGDVVLPLFENGATSVSYSLTNGETLITDLALLENSPGVDGAEYILQFNPQIRQTGVTIDAYTLPFRFCNDVEQQKVIVSLSKKKDRLSQTVVIFREVFETNNQLKSELEGQVQVATLKLNELKTELQKIGLDVSEITTVSAIDKVINGKKAILTKMENQPRRKCSISDPFKGSPQVLGKVGHLALVEDDDAAKVISWHLLGDMDCVVTETTSAAKRIYDDTQGRQQVIPLETVFWRPNDRPLPHIKNDTLLFQPVGNPVFVKDILIFPEHIESCNKAVISHHTSLMPRLHLQNKFMHFTYQPFTVLF, from the exons AGGAGCTGGTCGATGGGAAAACCTTGCACCTGTTGAAGTCTATGGATCAGGAGCTGACTGCAGCGACTCAAGAGCGGATTGAGTTTCTGCCGCACTACCATACTCTGGTGCATTGTGGCATGTACGAGTACTACGCCAGTGAAGGACAGAAGGCGCTGC CATATGCCTTCGCTGAGCTCATCGATAACGCTCTGTCAGCCACCGCAAAAAACACAGGAATCAGGAGGATTGAAATCAGATTG atgtttgacGAGTCTCAGGGAGGACCTGCTGTTGTGGTGATGGATAACGGCTGTGGAATGACATCTAAACAGCTGAACAACTGGGCCGTGTACCGTCTATCCAAGTTCATACGAGAAAACGGCACAAAGAG TGAAGAAAGCGGTTACGTGCGGCCGGATCCAGTCCCACGCAGTCTGAACAGTGACATCTCGTATTTCGGAGTCGGAGGCAAACAGGCTGTGTTTTACATCGGCCACTCTGTCCGA ATGATCAGTAAACCTGCAGGCTCTCCAGATGTTCATGAATTTGTGATGTCTAAAGACGACTTTGAGCGCAAGGAGGTGAACAAGGAAGACATTTACACTGGCTTCATTAGAAACAGAAAG CCTGGCGACTGCTCGCATGTGGCGGCCGGCGAGGAGCAGTTCCTGCGCTCCATTGTGATGGAAGAAGAAGCGAAGGAGAGTTTCACTGCAGTCATCATCACTGGAGTCCAAAAGGAACACGTCACTTACCTGAAACAGAATATCAATGTGTGGACCCGAGAGCTGGC acataCATACCATTACTATATACACGGAGTTCATGGAAACGACCAGAGGAAAAAGAGTGAAAATGACCATGTCTCCAACATTGACATTCAG ATTGTTTTGCTCGAGCGCTCTCCTCGAATCCCCCGTGTGATGAATCTGAGGGAGGTAGACGATGACATGCAGTCTCTGtatatcaactcaagcttttccACTTTTGAGTTCAAAGCCAACGGCGCTAGAGATTCTTTAGTGGAGGGACTGATCCGTTATCACCCATTCCTCTACGATCAGGAAACATACCCAGTGGATCCATATGCATTAG GTCCTTCAGAGGATGAGGACGAGGAGTGTTTGATTTTGAACTCTGAAGCTAGGGGCAAGCGGCCGATCTTTGAGTGCTTCTGGAACGGGCGGCTCATTCCCTACACCACTGTCTCAGA gttcGAGTGGTGTACAAGGCCTAAGAAAGCAGGTGCCGTGCCGCTGGAGTGTTATAACCGGATTTCAGGAGTTCTCTTCGCCAACGACCGATTCCAAGTCAGTACCAACAAACTTACCTTCATGGACCTGGAGCTTCAGCTACGTGACAAAAACACCATTTTCAAAAGAGTGCAGAATGGCCAG GAGCTGCGGGTGAACATTCAGAGGGAGTTTACTAACTGGTTAAAAGAATGTAATGAGCGCTTCGATAAGCAG GTGATGTTTCAGGGATTTAAGGGCTTGATGACGCGTACAGATGTGGCCACCAAACGGCTTCAGTCACCCTGGTCTATATTCCAATCCATTAGTTGGGACGGCAAGATTTATAAGAAAGGACAAAAT GTGAAGTCAGTAAAGACGATCCCTGTATTATTTGGCTCTATAGTTAATTTCTTGCTCTACGGAGAGCATGAAGAAGACGTGTATGCCACAGGAGGATATGTCCAGATTGCTCTG GAACCGAAGGAGTTGTATAATGAGATGAAGATCATTCCCATCTCTAAGATCGACAGGCTGGCCGCGCCCGCAACCATTAAGAAGAAAATCGAAGAAGAGCTTGCAAA ACTTCCAGACAAGCTGAGGGTTACGTGGCCTGAGGGAAATGCTTGGGCTGAGAATGATGCTCGTCCGGCCGGCACAATCATCG GTCCGATTAAAGTGGAGATTTTGAACAAAAAAGGAGATTCAATTTCTCGGTTGCCTGTGCCTGGCACTATTAAGAAACTGGTGGTTGAGCTGAAAGTCATCTGGCACA GTCCTAAAGGAGACGTCCAGACGAACTCCTACATTTGTGCTTATTCATCCAAGTGGGAATACTGGTTCAAGCCCATGG GGAATCTCAGTAAGCTTGGGAAGTACACACTGCATCTGCAGACCATGCTGAGTGACAACCCTGCCAGCGAATGGGCTGGAAAAAGACTCCCCAACCACTCCCTCAAGTTCTCCATTAAAG AAGGTGAAGCGAAGTCTTTTGTTCTAGGTGTCACTCCCTCTCCCGTCCACGTCGGCGTTCCCTTCAATATTCCTCTAGATTTTAAGGATGAGTTTGATTATCTCACCCAACCACCCTGTGACATTAAACCCCAGCTGGAATGTAG TTCACTGCAGCTGAGTTACGAGGGGATCACATTTGGGAGCACTTGTGTCATCAGAAACGTGAGGGCCATGGGAAAGATCAGTCGTCAGAACAAG ATGCACACAGTGAAGGTGCACATCCCCGGGCTCAAGCAGGACAGACAGTCTCTTCAAATTGCTCTGCAACCTG GCCCTCCGCACACTCTCGTGGTGTTTCCAGACAGTGATGTGCTCTCCGTTGAGAATCGAACTCCAGTAAACTTCAAAGTTGAGATTCACGATGAGTACCAGAATATCACCACTCATCCTAAACTCACCGTCCGCTGCCAG CTGCTGGGAGCCCCTGATCTGCCCGTGGATGTTGTGGACTGCAGTAACACTGGATCTGGAGTCCTTCTGACCAAACCACTTCTGCTGAAGACCATAAACAATGAGCAGATCCTTACTGCCAAGTTCAACATTCCT AACCACAGGACAGTGGCCTGCGTTGAACGTAAGCTGCGTGTCTTGCCCAGCTCACAGATATCCCGTCTGGAGGTCTACAGACAGGAAGAGGGCTCTGATGATGTCATGGTGCTGCAGAACGCAGAGCGCATTGATTGGACGGCTGGAGACACGCTAGGAAACCTGCGCTTCAGACTGTATGATGAGGGCAATAGACTGGTTTCCTTTCAGCCGAAACTCACCAGCAAGTTTAAA GTGACTTGGACAGGAGATATAAACGCAGAAGAGCTTTCTCAGGGAAAACTGCCACCTTTAAGTGTCCCGACTCAAGCACAGCGAGAGCATTTCTACTACGTGTCTTTCCACGAGCATCACACGGTTGAATCTTCCTTCATTATTGT GCCTCTTCCAGATGAGCCCGAGCGTCTGCGGGTCAACCTCAGCGAGTCGACTGTCAAAATGGGAGAAATTCTGTCAGGAAACATAC ATGTAGAAGTTGTTGATCAGTACGGGAACAAGACAGACTGTCTGAACAATGACATTGTGAAGAATATGAGTGTGTCTGCTGATGGTCTGGATCAATCAGCTCTGGCCATTGAATGGCAG GCCAGTAGTGGACTGTTGTCTGTATCTGGGGTCCGCTTCGTGGGAGGGTCTCTTGGCCCGAGGAAGTTGTGCTTCAAGTATCaagaaatgaatgaatttgtGCAAATGGAAGTCACTGCGGGACCTCCGGTACAGATAAAGTTGCTGAAGGAGCTGGAGATG CCTCTCCAGGTGGTGAACGGCCAGGGCTTGGACGCGCCGCTCGTCGTGCAGCTGTGTGACGAATGGGGAAACCCTTCACCAGACCAGCGGATCGCAATCGCCATGAAGGCTCTGTCGCCACAGTTGAAG ATAAAGTCCTCAGTATCATCTCGGTTTGTAGATGCAGAAGGAAAAGCTTACTTCATATTAGAAATTATAAGTGGTCCAAA AGGGGAGCATCAGTTGGAGTTTGGGGGGTCTTCTAACAGGAACGGGATTATTCCTGGGCCTGTAGTAAAACTAAATGTGATTCCCGATCCCAACAAACCCGTCGAGCTCAGTATCAGTTATGACAGCGCTGCCAAATTATGTGCAGGGGACATTTTCCCAG TGTTTACTGTGGTGGTGATCTCTGAGGAAGGCACTCCGGTGAAAACCATCTCCCCGGCAAACCTCTCGATGCTGCTGTGGAGGGGCACGGCATCAGACTCCGATCTCCGACCCTTTAAC GCCACGACTCTGATGTGTAGCAAACGCAAAGACACAGAAAAGGATGACTGCTTCTGCTTCAG GGATAAGCAGATTCCAGAGCTAGCAGGGCAGTATGTTGTCcagttttttttggttttggaCAAAATCAATAATCTGTGCAGCAAGCAG ATTCCACTAAATGTCGTTCCCAATAAAGCTGTGAAATTAGCCCCTGAGACTCCACCTTCAACTCCTGTTGTGTCCAATAGTAACATTCGGGCCAATCGCACACTGCTGGACAGCTTCAGTCTGAAGATCATG GATGAATACAGTAACGCTGCTGGTGAGGGTTTAGATGGAAAAGTGATTGTTACAGTTAAAGGTACTGGAGATGTGGTGCTTCCTTTGTTTGAGAATGGAGCTACAAGCGTGTCATACAGCCTCACTAACGGCGAGACTcttattacc GATTTGGCACTTTTGGAGAACAGTCCTGGTGTGGATGGAGCCGAGTACATACTTCAGTTCAATCCTCAGATCCGGCAGACTGGGGTTACCATCGATGCATACACCCTGCCTTTCAGATTCTGCAACG ATGTAGAACAGCAGAAAGTCATTGTGAGTCTCAGTAAGAAGAAAGATCGACTTTCCCAAACCGTTGTTATTTTCCGAGAAGTCTTTGAAACTAATAATCAACTGAAATCTGAACTTGAAG GTCAGGTGCAAGTTGCGACTCTCAAACTAAATGAGCTCAAAACAGAGCTCCAAAAAATTGGTTTAGACGTCTCTGAAATAACCACT GTATCAGCAATAGACAAAGTTATAAATGGCAAGAAAGCAATTTTGACCAAAATGGAGAATCAGCCTCGGCGGAAATGCAGCATTTCTGACCCTTTCAAAGGCAGCCCGCAGGTTTTGGGAAAG GTGGGTCATCTGGCTCTGGTGGAGGATGATGATGCAGCGAAGGTGATCTCTTGGCATCTTCTGGGTGACATGGACTGTGTGGTCACTGAAACGACTTCTGCTGCCAAGAGAATATATGATGACACGCAGGGACGACAGCAAGTCATTCCCCTCGAGACGGTCTTCTGGAGACCAAATGACAG GCCTCTGCCTCACATCAAGAATGACACGCTTCTCTTCCAACCCGTTGGTAATCCTGTGTTTGTCAAAGATATTCTCATTTTTCCCGAGCACATAGAAAGCTGCAATAAAG CGGTCATATCCCACCATACGTCACTGATGCCCCGGCTGCACCTCCAAAACAAGTTTATGCATTTTACTTATCAACCATTTACTGTGCTCTTTTGA